Proteins from one Ahaetulla prasina isolate Xishuangbanna chromosome 2, ASM2864084v1, whole genome shotgun sequence genomic window:
- the LOC131192388 gene encoding uncharacterized protein LOC131192388: MDNRALRPKHFLWIILPVCLHLTGSTLATPTGSPEATLSSRTLSASFGSPTGSAFPTNPISSNPTATHLNSIKTNIPTPGISSGVSSLSGSITPISSHPSVPGSVLSTHPGLTNSIPLNPGSTNVQTSIPTSGISSGISVNPGSFSPISSHPSVPGSVLSTHPGLTNSIPLNPGSTNVQTSIPTSGISSGLSVNPGLISPISSHPSVPGSVLSTHPGLTNSIPLNPGSTNFQTSIPISGISSGVSSNSGSISQISSHPSIPASVLSTHLGLTNSVSLNPGSTNFQTSIATSGISPGVSSNSGSTNSGSSSYPVSISTNNSPVNTFTTLPTLPGYPSQTLSGSSTTISPLPEPTSSITTFTNSPGSIGSSGSAPTGSTSNSTVSLKPGDEAGLTYWIIILICVVCIGAVFLMLCFSFLLCYCLRQGNTSPVCFPMYQTHNIPQTYQSSCQGRKQSS; this comes from the exons ATGGACAACCGGGCACTAAGACCTAAGCATTTCTTATGGATTATATTGCCCGTGTGCCTTCACTTGACAG GCTCAACTCTTGCCACTCCAACAGGAAGCCCTGAAGCAACTTTATCAAGCAGGACCCTCAGCGCATCTTTCGGTTCCCCCACTGGCTCAGCATTTCCCACCAACCCGATCTCCAGCAACCCAACAGCTACTCACCTCAACTCTATCAAAACAAACATCCCAACCCCAGGAATTTCCTCTGGTGTATCTTCTCTCTCTGGTTCAATCACCCCAATTTCCTCCCATCCCAGTGTCCCCGGCTCGGTATTGTCCACCCATCCTGGCTTGACCAATTCAATACCTTTGAACCCAGGTTCCACCAACGTCCAAACAAGCATCCCAACCTCAGGAATTTCCTCTGGCATATCTGTCAACCCTGGTTCATTCAGCCCAATTTCCTCCCATCCCAGTGTCCCCGGCTCAGTATTGTCTACCCATCCTGGCTTGACCAATTCAATACCTTTGAACCCAGGTTCCACCAACGTCCAAACAAGCATCCCAACTTCAGGAATTTCCTCTGGTTTATCTGTCAACCCTGGTTTAATCAGCCCAATTTCCTCCCATCCCAGTGTCCCCGGCTCAGTATTGTCTACCCATCCTGGCTTGACCAATTCAATACCTTTGAACCCAGGTTCCACCAACTTCCAAACCAGCATCCCAATCTCAGGAATTTCCTCTGGTGTATCTTCCAACTCTGGTTCAATCAGCCAAATTTCCTCCCATCCCAGCATCCCTGCCTCAGTCTTGTCCACCCATCTTGGCTTGACCAATTCAGTATCCTTGAACCCTGGCTCCACCAACTTCCAAACAAGCATCGCGACATCAGGAATTTCCCCTGGTGTATCTTCCAACTCTGGTTCCACTAACTCAGGTTCATCCTCTTACCCAGTTAGCATTTCTACAAACAATTCTCCAGTGAATACTTTCACCACTCTTCCCACGTTACCTGGCTACCCTTCCCAAACTTTATCTGGCTCAAGCACCACCATATCTCCTTTGCCAGAGCCAACTTCCAGCATTACAACTTTTACCAACTCACCTGGCTCTATTGGGTCCTCAGGTTCAGCACCTACTGGATCCACATCTAACAGCACAG TTTCCCTCAAGCCTGGAGATGAAGCTGGTCTCACCTATTGGATTATTATTCTGATTTGCGTAGTCTGTATCGGAGCTGTTTTTTTGATGCTTTGCTTCAGTTTCTTG CTTTGTTATTGTTTACGACAAGGGAACACCAGTCCTGTCTGCTTCCCTATGTACCAGACCCACAACATTCCCCAAACCTACCAGAGTTCCTGTCAAGGAAGAAAACAATCTTCTTGA